The Geotrypetes seraphini chromosome 8, aGeoSer1.1, whole genome shotgun sequence genome includes a region encoding these proteins:
- the LOC117365969 gene encoding ankyrin repeat domain-containing protein 24-like — MKTLRSKFKKTENQDWNKYDEKLMQAVDFNDPLRVSSLLRKKNLVSTKLDSEGKSAFHLAAMRGNLECMEAILAHGVDMMTTDSSGYNVLHLAAKYGHPQCVRRLLQPCVAAFPAQSSYVISREH; from the exons AACCAAGACTGGAATAAGTACGATGAGAAGCTGATGCAAGCTGTGGATTTTAATGACCCTCTGAGGGTGTCTTCGCTGCTCAGGAAAAAGAATCTGGTGTCCACCAAGCTTGATTCTGAGGGTAAATCTGC GTTTCACTTGGCAGCAATGAGAGGGAACCTGGAATGTATGGAGGCGATTCTTGCTCACGGGGTGGACATGATGACTACAGACAGCTCAG GCTACAATGTTCTGCATCTGGCAGCCAAGTATGGTCACCCTCAGTGTGTCAGGAGATTGCTCCAG CCTTGTGTGGCTGCATTTCCTGCACAGAGCTCCTATGTGATTTCAAGGGAGCATTGA